The Longimicrobium sp. genome has a window encoding:
- a CDS encoding NHLP bacteriocin system secretion protein encodes MAKPDIFRKVALDRLGSPDQLDELMQVATPKGWLALTGLAALLVVAIAWSVVGSIPERIAAQAILLRSGGVYEVVAQSGGLVSDLSIRVGDTIREGQVIARLSQPELSEQVRNARSRVAELEGQYRRVGSFVDRDRQLQAASQAQRRTNLEQSIQASEATLAALTERIANEERLVQQGLMTRQNLLRSRQEHETVKERIRADRSQLVQLNVESLQAGNQKEQELLASRNQLHEAERNLEKLENDLRLQSEVTSPYTGRVLEVMAEQGGLVDRGEPIMTVSLAGKAVKNLEAVVYVPSLHGKKIKPGMEIQIVPSTVKKEEYGYLLGRVTYASDFPSTPQGMQRVLKNAQLVTALSGQDAPYEVHADLIPDAASATQYRWSSSSGPPIRIQSGTLADANIVVERRRPILLVVPQLRRFLGIGAAGPADLASRAGR; translated from the coding sequence ATGGCCAAGCCGGACATCTTCCGAAAGGTCGCGCTCGACCGCCTGGGTTCGCCCGACCAGCTCGACGAGCTCATGCAGGTGGCCACGCCCAAGGGGTGGCTGGCGCTCACGGGGCTGGCGGCGCTCCTGGTGGTCGCCATCGCGTGGAGCGTGGTGGGGAGCATCCCCGAGCGCATCGCGGCGCAGGCCATCCTGCTGCGCAGCGGCGGCGTGTACGAGGTGGTCGCCCAGAGCGGCGGCCTCGTATCCGACCTCTCCATCCGCGTGGGCGACACCATCCGCGAGGGGCAGGTCATCGCCCGCCTGTCGCAGCCGGAGCTGAGCGAGCAGGTGAGGAACGCCCGCTCGCGCGTGGCCGAGCTGGAGGGGCAGTACCGCCGCGTGGGGTCGTTCGTGGACCGCGACCGGCAGCTGCAGGCCGCCTCGCAGGCGCAGCGCCGCACCAACCTGGAACAGTCGATCCAGGCCTCCGAGGCCACGCTGGCGGCGCTCACCGAGCGCATCGCCAACGAGGAGCGGCTGGTGCAGCAGGGGCTGATGACGCGGCAGAACCTCCTCCGCTCCCGCCAGGAGCACGAGACGGTGAAGGAGCGCATCCGCGCGGACCGCAGCCAGCTGGTGCAGCTGAACGTGGAGAGCCTGCAGGCCGGCAACCAGAAGGAGCAGGAGCTCCTCGCCAGCCGCAACCAGCTGCACGAGGCCGAGCGCAACCTGGAAAAGCTGGAGAACGACCTGCGCCTGCAGTCCGAGGTGACCTCGCCGTACACGGGGCGCGTGCTGGAGGTGATGGCCGAGCAGGGCGGTCTGGTGGACCGCGGCGAGCCCATCATGACGGTGAGCCTGGCCGGCAAGGCGGTCAAGAACCTGGAGGCGGTGGTCTACGTCCCCTCGCTGCACGGCAAGAAGATCAAGCCGGGGATGGAGATCCAGATCGTCCCCTCCACGGTCAAGAAGGAGGAGTACGGCTACCTGCTGGGTCGGGTGACGTACGCCTCCGACTTCCCCAGCACGCCGCAGGGGATGCAGCGCGTGCTCAAGAACGCTCAACTGGTGACGGCGCTCTCAGGGCAGGACGCGCCCTACGAGGTGCACGCCGACCTGATTCCCGACGCGGCCAGCGCCACGCAGTACCGCTGGTCGTCGTCCAGCGGCCCGCCCATCCGCATCCAGAGCGGCACGCTGGCCGACGCCAACATCGTGGTGGAGCGCCGCCGGCCCATCCTGCTGGTGGTGCCGCAGCTCCGCCGCTTCCTGGGGATCGGCGCCGCCGGGCCGGCCGACCTCGCGTCGCGAGCCGGGCGATGA
- a CDS encoding TolC family protein → MSNAASRFGILLLALGAGSAPLRAQQAPPGPRLTLAEVVRATLARNADIALGQWDVHAQEGTLRQARGAFDPQALASVTSERAGNPSLGNAETGPSTTQSRGLDYTAGVDWRLRPGLVLSPSLSYNRQGIDAEGAPTRNTGVARLDLLVPLGRGRGGGGLRAGERAASASLDASRGELRQLQALRVLDAVTAYWGYVAALQSLDVLRESEERARTLVGQTETLIAADARPASDRLAVQASLASKRAARLGGEGSVSSARQALVRAVGLGAESFATLPLPADSLPIAPPGGAAAVPAEEASVAEALQRRADLDAARSRVAAARASLRGSRSEAAPRVDLSVGVGYTGLESGAQFERLFSPFYASTHGFNAQVALSYALPLTRNVAAGQVMRSTAADRRASLFLDELTRQIALDAALAAESLRRAVEELEISREAVRLHRLSVESENEKFKLGTSTLLEVIQVEDGRTGALLGWIGTRRRYAVAVAQLRFHTGALLGDGDGEAAADPERITSWAPAAPRQ, encoded by the coding sequence ATGAGCAACGCGGCGAGCCGGTTCGGCATCCTCCTCCTGGCCCTGGGCGCCGGGAGCGCGCCCCTGCGCGCGCAGCAGGCCCCGCCCGGCCCGCGCCTCACCCTGGCCGAAGTGGTCCGCGCCACCCTGGCCCGCAACGCGGACATCGCGCTGGGGCAGTGGGACGTGCACGCGCAGGAGGGCACGCTCCGCCAGGCCAGGGGCGCTTTCGACCCGCAGGCGCTCGCCAGCGTCACCAGCGAGCGCGCGGGGAACCCCTCGCTCGGCAACGCGGAGACGGGGCCTTCCACCACACAGAGCCGCGGGCTGGACTACACGGCGGGGGTGGACTGGCGCCTGCGGCCGGGGCTCGTGCTCTCGCCCAGCCTCTCCTACAACCGCCAGGGGATCGACGCGGAGGGGGCGCCCACGCGCAACACCGGGGTGGCGCGGCTGGACCTGCTGGTGCCGCTGGGGCGGGGGCGGGGCGGGGGAGGGCTGCGCGCCGGCGAGCGCGCCGCCTCCGCCTCGCTCGACGCCAGCCGCGGCGAGCTTCGCCAGCTGCAGGCGCTGCGCGTGCTGGACGCGGTCACGGCGTACTGGGGCTACGTGGCCGCCCTCCAGTCGCTGGACGTGCTGCGTGAGTCCGAAGAGCGGGCCCGCACGCTGGTCGGGCAGACGGAGACGCTGATCGCGGCCGACGCCCGCCCCGCGTCGGACCGGCTCGCCGTGCAGGCCAGCCTGGCCTCCAAGCGCGCCGCGCGGCTGGGCGGCGAGGGGTCGGTGTCGTCCGCGCGGCAGGCGCTGGTGCGGGCGGTGGGGCTCGGCGCGGAGAGCTTCGCCACGCTGCCGCTCCCGGCCGACTCGCTCCCCATCGCGCCGCCGGGCGGTGCCGCCGCCGTCCCCGCCGAGGAGGCGAGCGTGGCCGAGGCGCTGCAGCGGCGCGCGGACCTGGATGCTGCGCGCAGCCGCGTGGCCGCCGCGCGCGCGTCGTTGCGCGGAAGCCGCAGCGAGGCGGCGCCGCGCGTGGACCTGAGCGTGGGCGTGGGCTACACCGGGCTGGAGAGCGGGGCGCAGTTCGAGCGGCTCTTCTCGCCCTTCTACGCCAGCACGCACGGCTTCAACGCGCAGGTGGCGCTGTCGTACGCGCTGCCGCTGACGCGCAACGTGGCGGCGGGGCAGGTGATGCGGAGCACCGCCGCGGACCGGCGCGCATCCCTCTTCCTGGACGAGCTCACGCGGCAGATCGCGCTGGACGCGGCGCTCGCGGCCGAATCGCTGCGCCGCGCCGTTGAGGAGCTGGAGATCTCGCGCGAGGCGGTGCGGCTGCACCGGCTTTCGGTGGAGAGCGAGAACGAGAAGTTCAAGCTGGGCACCTCCACCCTCCTGGAGGTCATCCAGGTGGAGGACGGGCGCACCGGCGCGCTCCTCGGCTGGATCGGCACCCGGCGGCGCTACGCGGTGGCGGTCGCCCAGCTGCGCTTCCACACCGGCGCCCTGCTGGGCGACGGCGACGGAGAGGCCGCCGCGGACCCGGAACGCATCACGTCGTGGGCGCCCGCCGCTCCGCGGCAGTAG
- the idi gene encoding isopentenyl-diphosphate Delta-isomerase: MHGDLDGEVVLVDAHDAPVGTAGKLRAHQEGLLHRAFSVFVFDAAGSLLLQRRADGKYHSGGLWSNTCCSHPRPGEAVEDAAHRRLREEMGFDCALAGAGHFTYRAELGNGLVEHELDHVFSGVWSGVPLPDPSEVGAWRWCPVDALEAALRDYPETFTAWLPLAWHQLAPRVRPALAPLA, translated from the coding sequence ATGCACGGCGACCTGGACGGCGAGGTGGTGCTGGTGGACGCGCACGATGCCCCGGTGGGCACCGCGGGAAAGCTGCGGGCGCACCAGGAGGGGCTCCTTCACCGCGCCTTCTCCGTGTTCGTCTTCGACGCGGCGGGCTCGCTCCTCCTGCAGCGGCGCGCGGACGGCAAGTACCACTCGGGCGGCCTCTGGTCGAACACCTGCTGCAGCCATCCCCGCCCCGGCGAGGCGGTGGAGGATGCGGCGCACCGCAGGCTGCGCGAGGAGATGGGCTTCGACTGCGCGCTGGCCGGCGCCGGGCACTTCACCTACCGCGCCGAGCTGGGCAACGGCCTCGTGGAGCACGAGCTCGACCACGTATTCTCCGGCGTCTGGAGCGGCGTGCCGCTTCCCGACCCCTCCGAGGTGGGCGCCTGGCGGTGGTGCCCGGTGGACGCCCTGGAAGCCGCCCTCCGCGACTACCCGGAGACGTTCACCGCGTGGCTCCCGCTGGCCTGGCACCAGCTCGCCCCGCGCGTACGGCCGGCGCTGGCTCCGCTCGCGTGA